The following proteins come from a genomic window of Rutidosis leptorrhynchoides isolate AG116_Rl617_1_P2 chromosome 10, CSIRO_AGI_Rlap_v1, whole genome shotgun sequence:
- the LOC139869982 gene encoding DNA replication complex GINS protein SLD5, translating into MESGSPEQDTGGSKGEGLYSDNETLISTQLLKRSWRNEKAAPQILQFQSSLVQTSRERIEEMEQIVDELVEKGEDPISVSLHQMDMDRTSFLLRSYLRTRLHKIQKFMFHIKDTPDLWDRLSKEEQAFALGSIEAMKKHLEQSVLSKLPERYGSHLQQSSISEGNDMVPEPNLDAFVICRTRKFIGPLPVDDSGEENPLDMYAGDIYALRYKTIKPLIESGELDLV; encoded by the exons ATGGAATCGGGTAGTCCAGAGCAGGATACAGGAGGATCAAAAGGCGAGGGATTGTACTCCGACAACGAGACCTTGATTTCAACTCAATTACTGAAACGTTCATGGCGTAATGAGAAGGCTGCGCCTCAAATTCTTCAATTCCAGTCTTCTTTAGTTCAGACGTCCAGAGAACGGATTGAAGAGATG GAACAAATTGTCGATGAATTGGTGGAGAAAGGTGAAGATCCAATATCAGTTTCTCTTCATCAGATGGATATGGACCGGACTTCGTTTCTTTTGAGATCCTATCTTAGGACTCGTCTTCACAAG ATTCAGAAGTTCATGTTTCACATCAAAGATACTCCTGATCTATGGGATAGACTGTCTAAAGAAGAACAGGCTTTTGCTCTAGG ATCCATTGAAGCTATGAAAAAACATTTGGAGCAATCTGTTTTGTCTAAACTTCCTGAACGTTACGGGTCCCATTTGCAGCAATCCTCTATAAGCGAAGGGAATGACATGG TCCCAGAGCCAAATTTGGATGCATTCGTCATTTGCAGAACAAGGAAATTTATAGGACCTCTCCCAGTCGATGACAG TGGAGAAGAAAATCCGCTGGATATGTATGCAGGGGATATATATGCACTGCGTTACAAGACAATTAAACCACTAATTGAAAGCGGCGAACTTGATCTGGTTTGA